The window ATATAAAAACTGCCATATTTATAATGGCAGTTTAAAAAGTTATTTTATTAGTTCTAAGGTTTTTTTTGATTACGACGCATCGCATTCATCACAGCTTTAATTTGTGATTCGGAAGGTTTTCTTCCCATTTGCATATACATTGCTCGAATCATTTTTTCATTAACCGGTGGATTATCTCTTAATTGCTTTTCAAACATCTTTTTAGATATTAAAAATGCTAATAACCCTCCTATTACTAAACCGCCAACAAGACCAATTAACAATCCTGCTCATCAAGGCATTTTATCTTTTCTCCTTTATATTATCTTTTTGTAATAATTGCTTAACTTGTAATGCAATATTATCAACAGTAAATCCTAATTCATTCATTATATCCTGCATTGGTGCTGATATTCCAAATCTATCAATACCAAAAGTTATCCCATTATCAACATATTTATGTCATCCTCAAGTTGAAGCCATTTCTAAACTTATCTTTTTAACAGTTTGTGGAAGCACTTCTAACTTATAAGTCACATCTTGACAATCAAAAACAGTTGTTGAAGGCATAGAAACAACACGAATAGTATTAATATTTTCTTTTTGTAATTGTTGCTGAACTTTTAATGCTAATTGCACTTCACTACCCGTAGCAATAATTATTAATTCTAATTGTGATTTTTCAGGACTAACAATATATCCGCCCTTTAATGCTTTATTAACATCACTAGAAATAATTTGCGGTAAATTTTGTCGTGAAACTAAAATGGCTGTTGGCTTATCTTTACTATTCAATGCACAAATATAACTAGCAATCGTTTCTTTCATATCACAAGGACGAAAAACATTTAAGTTAGGTAATGCTCTTAACATTGAAATTTGTTCTATCGGTTGATGGGTTGGTCCATCTTCACCAACAGCAATTGAATCGTGACTAAAAACAAAAATATTAGGAATTTCCATTAATGAAGCTAAACGGATTGCAGGTTTCATATAATCACTAAAAATTAAAAAAGTAGCGACAAAGGAGCGAACAGTTTTTTGTAATAGCATACCATTACTAATAGCACCCATCCCAAATTCACGAACACCAAACATAATATTACGACCTTGTAAATTATTAGATGCAAAGTATCCATCACTTCCTAAAACTTTTGTTGATGATGATAAATCAGCACTACCACCAATAAATAACGGCAATTTTTTACTAATAGTTTTTAATACCATTGATGAACAATCTCTTGTTGCCAAATCTTGTTCAATTAAAATATCTTGAAAGTCATCAGCAGTAAAATTATAGTTATGATACAAAGTATCATTAATTTCCTTATATTCAGTAACATATTTATTAGCATATTCAGTTCACATTTGATTTCAAATTTGTTGTTGTTGTTGGCCTCTTTGTGCAACTCTAACTTTAAAATCATTTTTTACATCATCAGGAACAAAAAATGGTTCATAATCTCACTTTAAATTTTCTTTTAACTTAATAATATCATTTCCTAAAGGGGCACCATGAACACTGCTAGTTCCTGCTTTTGAAGCCCCAACACCAATAATAGTTTTAATTTCAATTAAAGTTGGCTTTTCTGTTTCCGCTTTAGCTTGTGTTATTGCTTGACTAGTTGCTTTAAAGTCACTACCCGCAGTAACTAAAATATAATTTCAATTAGCACTTAAAAACCGCTGTTTTGTATTTTCACTTTGTGATAAACTTACGGGACCATCTAATTGAATATCATTAGAGTCATATAAAACAATTAAATTACTTAATTTTAAATGACCTGCTAAACTAATTGCTTCTTGACTTATACCTTCTTGTAAATCACCATCACTACAAATAATATAAGTATGATAGTCAAAAATATTAAAATCAGGTTTATTATATTTATGTGCCAGAAAAGTTCTTACTAAATCACAACCAACGCCCATTGCTAATCCTTGCCCTAATGGTCCCGTTGTTGCTTCAACACCAGGTGTTAAGTTTCTTTCTGGATGTCCAGGAGTAATTGAATCCAATTGCCGAAAATTTTTAACTTCATCAATACTAATATCATAACCACTTAAATGTAATAACGCATACAATAATGCTGACCCATGTCCAGCTGATAAAATAAACCGATCACGATTAATTCATTGGGGATCTTGCGGATTACAATATAAATGTTCACTAAATAGTGCATAACTCATTGGTGCTGCCCCTAAAACAATTCCCGGATGCCCTGAATTAGCTTGATTGACAGCTTCAACACCTAACATCTTAATAGTATTAATTGACTGCTCACGATTATAATTATCGTTTTCATTTTGAAATTGGTTTTGTGACATATTATTCCTCCTTGTTACTTTTCACCATACTTATTTTAATATATTTTCCATAAAATACCTATATTTTACTATTGGTCGCGTTTAGTTTTCTTAGGTATTGCTTTGAAGAAGTAAAA is drawn from Spiroplasma endosymbiont of Clivina fossor and contains these coding sequences:
- a CDS encoding YneF family protein — protein: MPWWAGLLIGLVGGLVIGGLLAFLISKKMFEKQLRDNPPVNEKMIRAMYMQMGRKPSESQIKAVMNAMRRNQKKP
- the tkt gene encoding transketolase, coding for MSQNQFQNENDNYNREQSINTIKMLGVEAVNQANSGHPGIVLGAAPMSYALFSEHLYCNPQDPQWINRDRFILSAGHGSALLYALLHLSGYDISIDEVKNFRQLDSITPGHPERNLTPGVEATTGPLGQGLAMGVGCDLVRTFLAHKYNKPDFNIFDYHTYIICSDGDLQEGISQEAISLAGHLKLSNLIVLYDSNDIQLDGPVSLSQSENTKQRFLSANWNYILVTAGSDFKATSQAITQAKAETEKPTLIEIKTIIGVGASKAGTSSVHGAPLGNDIIKLKENLKWDYEPFFVPDDVKNDFKVRVAQRGQQQQQIWNQMWTEYANKYVTEYKEINDTLYHNYNFTADDFQDILIEQDLATRDCSSMVLKTISKKLPLFIGGSADLSSSTKVLGSDGYFASNNLQGRNIMFGVREFGMGAISNGMLLQKTVRSFVATFLIFSDYMKPAIRLASLMEIPNIFVFSHDSIAVGEDGPTHQPIEQISMLRALPNLNVFRPCDMKETIASYICALNSKDKPTAILVSRQNLPQIISSDVNKALKGGYIVSPEKSQLELIIIATGSEVQLALKVQQQLQKENINTIRVVSMPSTTVFDCQDVTYKLEVLPQTVKKISLEMASTWGWHKYVDNGITFGIDRFGISAPMQDIMNELGFTVDNIALQVKQLLQKDNIKEKR